The following coding sequences lie in one Nitratireductor mangrovi genomic window:
- a CDS encoding DeoR/GlpR family DNA-binding transcription regulator — protein MYLSPRHTAIIEMAKAQGRVLVEDLAAHFDVTPQTIRKDLNDLCDQRMLTRIHGGALFPSGIENMEYEARRNIASDEKEAIGRAASRLIPDGASLFINIGTTTEAVSKSLLDHNGLMVITNNINVANRMRVYPTIEVVIAGGVVRGSDGGIVGEAAVDFIRQFKVDYAVIGASAIDHDGALLDFDFREVKVAQAIIANARHVILVSDSTKFERTAPVRIGHLSQVDTFITDRCEIANIRKICDEAEVKLMETVR, from the coding sequence ATGTATCTTTCGCCTCGCCATACGGCGATCATCGAAATGGCCAAGGCGCAGGGCAGGGTGCTGGTCGAGGACCTGGCCGCGCATTTCGACGTGACGCCGCAGACGATCCGCAAGGACCTCAATGATCTGTGCGACCAGCGGATGCTGACGCGCATTCATGGCGGCGCCCTGTTTCCCTCCGGCATCGAGAACATGGAATACGAGGCGCGGCGCAATATCGCCTCGGACGAGAAGGAGGCGATCGGACGCGCGGCGTCGCGCCTGATCCCGGACGGCGCGTCGCTGTTCATCAATATCGGCACCACCACCGAGGCGGTGTCAAAATCGCTCCTCGACCACAATGGCCTGATGGTCATCACCAATAACATCAATGTTGCCAACAGGATGCGCGTCTATCCGACGATCGAGGTGGTGATCGCCGGCGGGGTCGTGCGCGGCTCCGATGGCGGCATCGTCGGCGAGGCGGCGGTGGACTTCATCCGGCAGTTCAAGGTCGATTACGCCGTCATCGGCGCCTCGGCGATCGACCATGACGGCGCCTTGCTCGATTTCGATTTCCGCGAGGTGAAGGTCGCGCAGGCGATTATCGCCAACGCACGGCACGTGATCCTGGTCTCCGATTCGACCAAGTTCGAGCGTACCGCGCCGGTGCGCATCGGCCATCTTTCGCAGGTCGATACCTTCATCACAGACCGCTGCGAGATCGCGAATATCCGCAAGATCTGCGACGAAGCCGAAGTGAAGCTGATGGAGACCGTGCGCTAG
- the glpD gene encoding glycerol-3-phosphate dehydrogenase encodes MGGEQLYDILVIGGGINGCGIARDAAGRGFSVVLAEMNDLASGTSSWSTKLIHGGLRYLEYYEFRLVREALMEREVLWSNAPHIIWPMRFVLPHHKGLRPAWLLRLGLFLYDHIGGRRKLPPTRTLNMRRDKAGAPLKPLFSRAFEYSDCWVNDARFVVLNARDAADRGAVVRTRTKVARARREDGQWTAELEDRVSGAVETVKARLIVNAAGPWVDEVLATALGRNSVDNVRLVQGSHIVIRKKFDDPRAYFFQNRDGRIIFAIPYEDDFTLIGTTDHDFEGDPGDVTITDPEIDYLCEAASEYFVEPVRREDIVWTYSGVRPLFDDGASKAQEATRDYVLKSEGGDGEAPLLNIFGGKITTYRRLSEAMLEKIEGFLGRKGAPWTERAPLPGGNFPADGYEAEVARLSADFSFLDKTHARRLVRLYGTDARTILGKAKSREDLGQWFGADLFECEVRHLMGREWARTAEDVLWRRTKRGLRLSKAEAATLDKYMRSAGGDASTAAAE; translated from the coding sequence TTGGGCGGCGAGCAGCTCTACGACATTCTGGTCATAGGCGGCGGGATCAACGGCTGCGGCATCGCGCGCGACGCGGCCGGGCGTGGCTTCTCCGTCGTTCTCGCCGAAATGAACGATCTCGCCAGCGGCACGTCGTCGTGGTCGACCAAGCTGATCCATGGCGGCCTGCGCTATCTGGAGTACTACGAGTTCCGACTGGTGCGGGAGGCGTTGATGGAGCGCGAGGTGCTGTGGTCCAATGCGCCGCACATCATCTGGCCGATGCGCTTCGTGCTGCCGCATCACAAGGGCCTGCGTCCGGCCTGGCTGCTGCGGCTCGGCCTGTTCCTCTACGATCACATCGGGGGACGCAGGAAGCTTCCGCCGACGCGCACACTGAACATGCGCCGCGACAAGGCCGGCGCCCCGCTGAAACCGCTCTTCTCGCGTGCCTTCGAATATTCCGATTGCTGGGTCAACGATGCCCGCTTCGTCGTGCTCAACGCGCGCGATGCTGCCGACCGCGGCGCTGTTGTCCGCACCCGGACCAAGGTGGCGCGGGCGCGGCGCGAGGACGGGCAGTGGACGGCCGAACTCGAGGACCGGGTCTCCGGAGCGGTCGAGACGGTGAAGGCGCGCCTGATCGTCAATGCGGCCGGGCCCTGGGTCGACGAGGTGCTGGCGACGGCGCTCGGCCGCAACAGCGTCGACAACGTACGGCTGGTGCAGGGCAGCCATATCGTCATCCGCAAGAAGTTCGACGATCCGCGCGCCTATTTCTTCCAGAACCGCGACGGCCGCATCATCTTCGCCATCCCCTACGAGGACGACTTCACGCTGATCGGCACCACCGACCACGATTTCGAGGGCGACCCGGGCGACGTCACGATCACCGATCCCGAGATCGACTATCTGTGCGAGGCGGCGAGCGAATATTTCGTCGAGCCGGTGCGCCGCGAGGACATCGTGTGGACCTATTCCGGCGTGCGGCCGCTTTTCGACGACGGCGCCAGCAAGGCGCAGGAAGCGACCCGCGACTACGTGCTGAAGTCGGAAGGCGGCGACGGCGAGGCGCCGCTGCTCAACATCTTCGGCGGCAAGATCACCACCTACCGGCGGCTTTCCGAGGCGATGCTTGAGAAGATCGAGGGTTTCCTCGGCCGCAAGGGCGCGCCGTGGACGGAGAGGGCGCCGCTGCCGGGCGGCAATTTTCCGGCCGATGGCTATGAGGCGGAGGTCGCGCGGCTCAGCGCCGACTTTTCTTTTCTCGACAAGACCCATGCGCGCCGGCTGGTGCGCCTCTACGGCACCGACGCGCGGACGATCCTCGGCAAGGCGAAGTCGCGCGAGGATCTCGGCCAGTGGTTCGGCGCCGACCTGTTCGAATGCGAGGTCAGGCACCTGATGGGGCGGGAGTGGGCGCGCACGGCCGAGGACGTGCTGTGGCGGCGCACCAAGCGTGGCCTGCGGCTTTCGAAGGCGGAGGCGGCGACGCTCGACAAATACATGCGCTCGGCGGGCGGCGACGCCTCGACGGCGGCTGCGGAATAG
- a CDS encoding ABC transporter ATP-binding protein: MLELRNVSKVVGGETHIGDVSLALDHGTLNVLLGPTLSGKTSLMRLMAGLDVPTSGGVFFDGQDVTGMPVQKRNVAMVYQQFINYPAMTVYENIASPLRVAGAAREAIDKEVRRAAELLRLTPYLDRTPLSLSGGQQQRTALARAIVKNAGLVLLDEPLANLDYKLREELRDELPKIFAESGAIFVYATTEPHEALLLGGNTATLSEGRVTQFGSTIEVFRDPVDLITARTFSDPPLNTIELEKRGDGFEIGGVRLSLPERLAGIADGSYTVGFRPHHLTLESPVAGAVPISARVSVTELTGSESFVHLDFADRRWVMLAPGIHDFEAGAEVQVFIDSRHLLVFDAAGRSVAPAGKAD, from the coding sequence ATGCTCGAACTGAGAAACGTGTCGAAGGTCGTGGGAGGCGAGACGCATATCGGCGACGTCTCGCTTGCGCTCGATCACGGCACGCTCAACGTGCTGCTCGGGCCGACGCTTTCGGGCAAGACCAGCCTGATGCGGCTGATGGCGGGCCTCGACGTGCCGACATCGGGCGGCGTGTTCTTCGACGGCCAGGACGTGACCGGCATGCCGGTGCAGAAGCGCAACGTCGCCATGGTCTACCAGCAGTTCATCAACTACCCGGCGATGACCGTCTACGAGAACATTGCCTCGCCGCTGCGCGTGGCGGGCGCGGCACGCGAGGCGATCGACAAGGAGGTGCGCCGCGCGGCCGAACTGCTGCGGCTGACACCCTATCTCGACCGCACGCCGCTCAGCCTGTCCGGCGGCCAGCAGCAGCGCACCGCGCTTGCCCGGGCGATCGTCAAGAATGCCGGACTGGTGCTGCTCGACGAACCGCTGGCCAATCTCGACTACAAGCTGCGCGAGGAACTGCGCGACGAATTGCCGAAGATATTCGCCGAATCCGGGGCGATCTTCGTCTATGCGACCACGGAACCGCACGAGGCGCTGCTTCTGGGCGGCAACACGGCGACGCTGTCGGAAGGCCGGGTGACGCAGTTCGGTTCGACCATCGAGGTCTTCCGCGACCCGGTCGACCTGATCACCGCCCGCACCTTCTCCGACCCGCCGCTCAACACGATCGAGCTCGAAAAGCGCGGCGACGGCTTCGAGATCGGCGGGGTCAGGCTGTCGCTGCCGGAAAGGCTCGCGGGCATAGCCGACGGCAGCTACACGGTCGGCTTCCGACCACACCATCTGACGCTCGAAAGCCCGGTTGCCGGCGCGGTTCCGATCTCAGCGCGCGTTTCGGTGACGGAACTGACCGGGTCGGAGAGCTTCGTGCATCTCGACTTCGCCGACCGGCGCTGGGTCATGCTGGCGCCCGGCATCCACGATTTCGAGGCCGGGGCCGAGGTGCAGGTCTTCATCGACAGCCGGCACCTGCTGGTCTTCGACGCGGCCGGACGCTCGGTCGCGCCCGCCGGCAAGGCGGATTGA
- a CDS encoding ABC transporter ATP-binding protein — MARIDLDHIRHSYLANPSRDEDYALKEVHHTFEDGGAYALLGPSGCGKTTLLNIISGLLHASEGRLLFDGEDVSGYSTEARNIAQVFQFPVVYDTMTVYDNLAFPLRNRGVPEAQVDSKVRETLEMIDLAAWSNRKAQGLTADQKQKISLGRGLVRSDVNAILFDEPLTVIDPHMKWVLRSQLKLLHKRFGHTMVYVTHDQTEALTFADAVVVMYEGEIVQIGTPGELFERPKHTFVGYFIGSPGMNVVPVSIAGREAKFGDQTIELPGVPQTPMGGAIELGIRPEFVRIGREGMPATIDKVEDIGRQKIVRAVVNGQRIAAVVPEGGDIPSEAHVSFDPDGINIYAGSWRVEMER; from the coding sequence ATGGCACGCATCGATCTCGATCACATCCGGCACTCCTACCTCGCCAATCCCTCGCGCGACGAGGACTACGCACTGAAGGAGGTGCATCACACCTTCGAGGATGGCGGCGCCTACGCGCTGCTCGGGCCGTCTGGTTGCGGCAAGACCACGCTGCTCAACATCATCTCCGGCCTGCTGCATGCCTCCGAAGGCCGGCTGCTTTTCGACGGCGAGGATGTGTCCGGCTATTCGACCGAGGCGCGCAACATCGCCCAGGTGTTCCAGTTCCCTGTCGTCTACGACACGATGACCGTCTACGACAATCTGGCCTTCCCGCTGCGCAACCGCGGCGTGCCGGAGGCGCAGGTCGACAGCAAGGTGCGCGAGACACTGGAGATGATCGACCTCGCCGCCTGGTCGAACCGCAAGGCGCAAGGGCTCACCGCGGACCAGAAGCAGAAGATCTCGCTCGGCCGCGGCCTGGTGCGTTCCGACGTCAATGCGATCCTGTTCGACGAGCCGCTGACGGTCATCGATCCGCACATGAAATGGGTGCTGCGCTCGCAACTGAAGCTGCTGCACAAGCGCTTCGGCCACACCATGGTCTATGTCACCCACGACCAGACCGAAGCGCTCACCTTCGCCGATGCCGTGGTCGTCATGTATGAGGGCGAGATCGTCCAGATCGGCACACCGGGCGAACTGTTCGAACGGCCCAAGCACACTTTCGTAGGCTATTTCATCGGCTCGCCCGGCATGAATGTCGTACCGGTGTCGATTGCCGGGCGCGAAGCGAAGTTCGGCGACCAGACGATCGAACTGCCGGGTGTGCCGCAGACGCCGATGGGCGGGGCCATCGAACTCGGCATCAGGCCCGAATTCGTGCGCATCGGCCGCGAGGGCATGCCGGCGACGATCGACAAGGTCGAGGATATCGGCCGCCAGAAGATCGTGCGCGCGGTCGTCAACGGCCAACGCATCGCGGCGGTGGTTCCCGAGGGCGGCGACATCCCCTCCGAGGCGCATGTCAGCTTCGATCCGGACGGCATCAACATCTATGCCGGCTCGTGGCGCGTCGAGATGGAGCGCTGA
- a CDS encoding carbohydrate ABC transporter permease, whose amino-acid sequence MTKTWNNKAWFMVLPVLALVAFNAIIPLMTVVNYSVQETFGNNLFFFEGVKWYREVLASERFHASLLRQFAFTFIIIAIEIPLGVAIALTMPREGRWVSVCLVLMALPLLIPWNVVGAMWNIMALPDIGLLGHTLRELGINYNFTRQPFSAWFTIVLMDVWHWTSLVVLLAYAGLRSIPDAYYQAAKIDGASSWSVFRYIQLPKMKRVLTIAVLLRFMDSFMIYTEPFVLTGGGPGNATTLLSIDLVKAALGEFNLGIAAAMSIIYFLMTLLVCWVFYTLMMRGEEQ is encoded by the coding sequence ATGACCAAGACCTGGAACAACAAGGCCTGGTTCATGGTGCTGCCGGTGCTGGCGCTGGTGGCTTTCAACGCCATCATCCCGCTGATGACGGTGGTCAACTATTCGGTCCAGGAGACCTTCGGCAACAATCTGTTCTTCTTCGAAGGCGTGAAGTGGTACCGCGAGGTGCTGGCGTCCGAACGCTTCCACGCCTCGCTGCTGCGCCAGTTTGCCTTCACCTTCATCATCATCGCGATCGAGATCCCGCTCGGCGTCGCGATCGCGCTGACGATGCCGCGCGAGGGCCGCTGGGTCTCGGTCTGCCTGGTGCTGATGGCGCTGCCGCTGCTGATCCCGTGGAACGTGGTCGGCGCCATGTGGAACATCATGGCACTGCCCGACATCGGCCTGCTCGGCCACACGCTGCGCGAACTCGGCATCAACTACAACTTCACCCGGCAGCCATTCTCGGCCTGGTTCACCATCGTGCTGATGGACGTCTGGCACTGGACCTCGCTGGTGGTGCTTTTGGCCTATGCCGGCCTGCGTTCGATCCCCGACGCCTATTACCAGGCGGCCAAGATCGACGGCGCGTCGTCCTGGTCGGTGTTCCGCTACATCCAGCTTCCGAAGATGAAGCGTGTGCTGACCATCGCCGTGCTGCTGCGTTTCATGGATTCCTTCATGATCTACACGGAGCCGTTCGTGCTCACCGGCGGCGGGCCCGGCAACGCCACGACGCTGCTTTCGATCGACCTGGTCAAGGCCGCGCTCGGCGAGTTCAACCTCGGCATCGCTGCCGCCATGTCGATCATCTACTTCCTGATGACGCTTCTGGTGTGCTGGGTCTTCTACACGCTGATGATGCGGGGAGAGGAACAATGA
- a CDS encoding carbohydrate ABC transporter permease, with the protein MRSFRWIVPTVYIIFLMLPIYWLLNMSFKTTNEILGGFSFWPRNFTVDSYVEILTNPVWYNGYISSISYVVLNTVISVAAALPAAYAFSRYRFLGDKHLFFWLLTNRMAPPAVFALPFYQLYSAIELFDTPLAVALAHCLFNIPLAVWILEGFMSGVPKEIDETAYIDGYSWPRFFVKIFMPLIASGIGVTAFFCFMFSWVEMLLAKSLTAVDAKPIAAVMTRTASTSGYELGLLAAAGVLTIVPGALVIYFVRNYIAKGFALGRV; encoded by the coding sequence ATGAGGTCGTTCCGCTGGATCGTGCCGACCGTCTACATCATCTTCCTGATGCTGCCGATCTACTGGCTCCTGAACATGTCGTTCAAGACCACCAACGAGATTCTCGGCGGCTTCAGCTTCTGGCCGCGCAACTTCACCGTCGACAGTTATGTCGAGATCCTCACCAACCCGGTCTGGTACAACGGTTACATCAGCTCGATCAGCTATGTGGTTCTGAACACGGTGATTTCGGTCGCCGCGGCACTGCCGGCGGCCTATGCCTTCTCGCGCTACCGCTTCCTCGGCGACAAGCATCTGTTCTTCTGGCTCTTGACCAATCGCATGGCGCCGCCGGCGGTGTTCGCGCTGCCCTTCTACCAGCTCTATTCGGCGATCGAACTGTTCGACACGCCGCTGGCTGTGGCGCTGGCGCATTGCCTCTTCAACATCCCGCTGGCGGTCTGGATCCTGGAAGGCTTCATGTCGGGCGTGCCGAAGGAGATCGACGAGACCGCCTATATCGATGGCTATTCCTGGCCGCGCTTCTTCGTGAAGATCTTCATGCCGCTGATCGCGTCGGGCATCGGCGTCACCGCCTTCTTCTGCTTCATGTTCTCGTGGGTGGAGATGCTGCTCGCCAAATCGCTGACGGCGGTCGACGCCAAGCCGATCGCGGCGGTGATGACACGCACGGCGTCGACATCGGGCTACGAACTCGGCCTGCTCGCGGCCGCCGGCGTGCTGACGATCGTGCCCGGCGCCTTGGTCATCTATTTCGTGCGCAACTACATCGCCAAGGGCTTTGCCCTGGGCCGCGTCTGA
- a CDS encoding DUF2160 domain-containing protein, with translation MDLTWMAWTWQTAAFFAFIALALSAMTLWEWARPGGGPRHGVLGLETTRGDRLFISLLGSAYIHLAWLAFTGAPLWGATIVAIVFALAVFRWV, from the coding sequence ATGGACCTCACATGGATGGCCTGGACCTGGCAGACGGCGGCCTTCTTCGCCTTCATCGCGCTGGCGCTGAGCGCCATGACGCTGTGGGAATGGGCGCGGCCGGGCGGCGGCCCGCGCCATGGCGTCCTCGGTCTCGAGACGACCAGGGGCGACCGGCTGTTCATTTCGCTGCTCGGCAGCGCCTACATCCACCTCGCATGGCTCGCCTTCACCGGCGCGCCGCTGTGGGGTGCCACCATCGTTGCGATCGTCTTTGCCCTGGCGGTGTTCCGCTGGGTCTGA